The proteins below are encoded in one region of Paenibacillus albus:
- a CDS encoding RNA polymerase sigma factor produces MTDSQLIREIKDGNIQLYSELMRRYQRKILAFIYHMLKSAKLELLAEDLCSETFYKAYRSLHSFREVDASFSTWLYTIARNTVLSELRKQKASSVSFDEVGFIPIAPPEAVPEHRLLQNERMSMVREAINSLPEKQRSALILREYDQLDYQEIASILGQTVSSVKSLLFRARSSVKVQLEPYFGESPMLEEYEGMKMR; encoded by the coding sequence ATGACGGATTCCCAGCTTATACGCGAAATCAAAGATGGAAACATACAGCTATATTCGGAATTGATGCGGCGCTACCAACGTAAAATCCTTGCCTTCATCTACCACATGTTAAAGAGTGCGAAGCTTGAATTGTTGGCAGAGGATCTATGCTCGGAGACGTTTTACAAGGCATATCGCAGCCTGCATTCATTCCGGGAAGTCGATGCTTCCTTCTCTACCTGGTTGTACACCATTGCACGAAATACAGTACTTAGCGAGCTGCGCAAGCAAAAAGCAAGCAGCGTGTCCTTCGATGAGGTCGGATTCATTCCGATCGCTCCGCCGGAAGCAGTGCCGGAACATCGGCTGCTGCAGAACGAGAGGATGTCGATGGTACGTGAAGCGATCAACAGCCTGCCGGAGAAACAGCGTTCCGCGCTTATTTTACGGGAGTATGACCAGCTGGATTATCAAGAGATTGCCAGCATTCTCGGTCAGACGGTTAGCTCCGTCAAGTCGCTTCTATTTCGAGCACGCAGCAGTGTTAAAGTTCAGCTTGAGCCGTATTTCGGGGAGTCGCCGATGCTGGAGGAATACGAGGGGATGAAAATGCGATGA
- a CDS encoding prephenate dehydrogenase, whose translation MTKIAIFGVGLIGGSLALCFKGKPGLTVVGHSVRESSVAKYLERGVVDHATTSLREAAEGADFIFLCVPVGSLAQYVDELSKLELKPGCIITDVGSTKASVAASARGAKLGDAVFIGGHPMAGSERSGVEAASLYLFENAFYVLTPEPSTAQYDVDRLTELLSYTKAHIVHVNPEEHDEIVGAISHLPHIIAVALVNLARGYNESNPLYSVLAAGGFRDITRIASSDPVVWRDILVNNRTVLLKLLQEWQAGTTAFIDMLQSEDGEAIETAFKEAGQFRSTLPERRKGMIHSVFECYIDVPDHPGIIGKVATELGNSKINLSNVQIIESREDVPGVLRLSFRTQEDLDKAVQKLGKIGYSVHF comes from the coding sequence ATGACAAAAATCGCGATATTCGGCGTCGGGCTGATCGGCGGCTCGCTCGCGCTTTGCTTTAAGGGCAAACCGGGCTTAACCGTTGTTGGTCATTCCGTACGCGAATCATCCGTAGCCAAGTACCTCGAGAGGGGCGTCGTCGATCATGCGACGACGTCTCTTCGCGAGGCAGCAGAGGGCGCGGATTTTATTTTTCTATGCGTACCTGTAGGCTCGCTTGCGCAATATGTGGACGAGCTAAGCAAGCTTGAGCTGAAGCCCGGCTGCATTATCACGGATGTAGGCAGTACCAAAGCATCTGTAGCTGCATCAGCGCGCGGTGCGAAGCTAGGCGATGCCGTATTCATTGGAGGCCATCCAATGGCAGGCTCCGAACGCTCAGGCGTAGAGGCGGCTTCCTTGTATTTATTCGAGAATGCCTTCTATGTACTGACTCCAGAGCCATCGACAGCTCAGTATGATGTAGACAGGCTGACCGAGCTGCTTAGCTATACAAAAGCTCATATCGTTCACGTTAATCCTGAAGAGCACGATGAGATCGTCGGCGCAATCAGTCATCTGCCGCATATTATTGCGGTAGCTCTAGTCAATCTTGCTCGGGGCTATAACGAGAGCAATCCTCTGTACAGCGTACTGGCAGCGGGAGGCTTCCGCGATATTACGCGCATTGCTTCCAGCGATCCGGTTGTATGGCGCGACATTCTGGTGAACAACCGCACCGTACTGCTTAAGCTGCTCCAGGAGTGGCAAGCAGGTACGACGGCCTTCATTGATATGCTGCAAAGCGAAGACGGCGAAGCAATTGAGACAGCTTTCAAAGAGGCTGGCCAATTCCGCAGCACCTTGCCGGAACGCCGCAAAGGAATGATTCATTCCGTATTCGAATGCTACATAGACGTGCCGGATCATCCGGGCATTATCGGCAAAGTGGCGACCGAGCTTGGCAACAGCAAGATCAATCTTAGCAATGTTCAGATCATTGAGAGCAGAGAAGATGTGCCAGGTGTTCTAAGGCTCAGCTTCCGAACACAAGAGGATTTGGACAAGGCTGTTCAGAAATTGGGCAAAATTGGTTATTCTGTCCATTTTTGA
- the hisC gene encoding histidinol-phosphate transaminase, with the protein MQPKQSIVHLPVYQPGKPIEEVKRELGLKEVIKLASNENPFGSSEHAKAAIQNELNNISLYPDGGSVDLTNDLAAYLGVTPKQIIFGAGSDEVILMLARAYLTPGDETIMADETFPQYKHNCEIEGATIIEVPLNDGTHDLTAMLAKVTDRTKIIWVCNPNNPTGTIVRKAELEAFIRQVPSNVLVVLDEAYFEYVLDAEYPDGITLLPEFKNVIVLRTFSKVYGLASLRIGYGVGHEDVIRSINQVREPFNTSRFGQAAAKASLADTQFLDNCRARNAEGIAYMNEEFDRLGLNYFEAHGNFIMVDAKLPSQQVFDGLLRKGIISRARWSYYPTHIRITVGSREQNEAFIRALEEVLQEAAVLG; encoded by the coding sequence ATGCAACCAAAACAAAGTATTGTCCATTTGCCTGTGTACCAACCTGGTAAACCGATTGAAGAAGTGAAGAGAGAGCTTGGTCTCAAGGAAGTCATCAAGCTTGCTTCCAATGAGAATCCATTCGGCAGCTCCGAGCATGCCAAAGCGGCAATTCAGAACGAACTCAATAACATCAGCCTCTATCCAGACGGTGGCAGCGTGGATCTAACGAATGATCTGGCAGCATACCTTGGTGTAACGCCGAAGCAGATTATTTTTGGCGCCGGCTCTGATGAGGTCATTCTAATGCTGGCTCGCGCTTACTTAACGCCTGGCGACGAGACGATTATGGCGGATGAAACATTCCCGCAATATAAACATAACTGCGAGATTGAAGGCGCAACGATTATCGAAGTTCCGCTGAATGACGGAACGCATGATCTTACAGCGATGCTGGCGAAAGTAACGGATCGCACGAAGATCATCTGGGTGTGCAACCCGAACAACCCGACAGGTACTATCGTACGCAAAGCGGAGCTCGAAGCGTTCATCCGCCAAGTGCCTTCGAATGTTCTCGTCGTCCTTGATGAAGCTTACTTCGAGTATGTGCTTGATGCGGAATATCCGGATGGCATTACACTGCTTCCGGAATTCAAGAACGTCATCGTCTTGCGCACTTTCTCCAAAGTGTACGGACTTGCTTCCCTTCGCATCGGCTATGGCGTCGGCCATGAAGATGTCATTCGTTCCATCAACCAAGTTCGCGAGCCATTCAATACGTCCCGTTTCGGACAGGCTGCAGCGAAAGCGTCGCTTGCTGACACTCAGTTCTTGGACAATTGTAGAGCACGCAACGCAGAGGGCATTGCCTATATGAACGAGGAATTCGACCGCCTTGGCCTCAACTACTTCGAAGCACATGGCAACTTCATCATGGTTGACGCGAAGCTTCCATCGCAGCAAGTATTTGACGGTTTGCTGCGTAAAGGCATCATCTCCCGCGCACGCTGGTCCTACTACCCGACTCACATTAGGATTACGGTCGGCAGCCGCGAGCAGAACGAAGCGTTCATCCGTGCATTGGAAGAAGTACTTCAGGAAGCGGCGGTGCTAGGTTAA
- the trpD gene encoding anthranilate phosphoribosyltransferase — translation MTVTSELITMPRALTTLIGGTSLTREEARGVMELIMRGEATGAQIGSVATALRMKGETKDEITGFAEAMRAHSHHVHTERGGLLDTCGTGGSGVHKFNISTASAIIASAAGIRVAKHGNRAMSGKSGSADTLEALGVNITLTAEQAASCLDSIGICFMFAQLYHPSLKHAAAPRRELGFRTIFNMLGPLTNPANADRQLIGIYDRSRTDTIAAVLGELGLNRAMVVSSHDGLDEISISSPTQLSELLNGDVRTYTITPEELGLTTRSLSDIIGGDAAENARIIRTIFSGEEQGAYRDIVLANAGACIYVGGKADSLQAGVAIAKGIIDSGKAATKLQQLIETTGALSHVS, via the coding sequence ATGACAGTAACGAGCGAATTGATTACGATGCCACGGGCGTTAACGACGTTAATCGGAGGCACGAGCTTGACGCGCGAAGAAGCGCGCGGCGTAATGGAGCTCATCATGAGAGGCGAGGCTACTGGCGCACAGATCGGCTCCGTCGCCACTGCACTCCGCATGAAAGGCGAGACAAAGGACGAGATAACGGGGTTTGCCGAAGCGATGCGCGCGCATTCCCACCACGTGCATACAGAGCGCGGTGGACTGCTCGATACTTGCGGCACAGGCGGCTCCGGCGTGCATAAATTCAATATTTCCACGGCTTCCGCGATTATCGCTTCGGCGGCAGGCATCCGGGTGGCAAAGCACGGCAATCGAGCAATGTCAGGCAAATCCGGCAGCGCAGATACGCTTGAAGCGCTTGGCGTGAATATTACGTTGACAGCCGAGCAAGCTGCAAGCTGCTTGGATTCAATCGGTATCTGCTTCATGTTCGCGCAGTTGTATCATCCGTCCTTGAAGCACGCTGCTGCGCCGCGCCGGGAGCTTGGCTTCCGCACCATTTTCAACATGCTCGGACCTCTAACGAATCCTGCGAATGCAGATCGTCAGTTGATCGGCATCTATGATCGCTCACGTACGGACACGATTGCGGCTGTTCTTGGCGAGCTTGGTCTTAATCGGGCGATGGTTGTGAGCAGCCACGACGGCTTGGACGAGATCAGCATTTCTTCACCGACGCAGCTCTCCGAACTGCTCAATGGCGACGTAAGAACGTACACCATCACTCCGGAAGAGCTTGGCCTTACTACACGCTCACTATCCGATATCATTGGCGGCGATGCGGCGGAGAACGCACGCATCATCCGAACGATCTTCAGCGGCGAGGAGCAAGGCGCCTATCGTGATATCGTGCTGGCGAACGCAGGCGCTTGCATCTACGTAGGCGGCAAAGCGGATTCCTTGCAAGCCGGGGTAGCAATCGCAAAAGGCATCATTGATTCCGGCAAAGCAGCGACGAAGTTGCAGCAGCTGATTGAAACGACAGGAGCGTTGAGCCATGTTTCTTGA
- the trpC gene encoding indole-3-glycerol phosphate synthase TrpC encodes MFLDKIVATKRKEVDALAAKFDLAAVERQIAAMAACRGFERAVTENRNRPLGLIAEVKKASPSKGLIRADFDPVTLARIYEEAGADCISVLTDVDYFQGQNEYLTAVSQAVKLPLLRKDFTIDYRQVYEARMIGADAILLIAAILKPAELSELYEIAKSIGLDVLVEVHDEQEMEAVLELDKATLVGINNRNLHTFVTDIKTTERLISLVPPGITVISESSLGSQADIDFVQSVGAKGVLIGEYFMRQPDVGAAVEHLMGPVKV; translated from the coding sequence ATGTTTCTTGATAAAATCGTAGCAACAAAGCGCAAAGAAGTAGATGCACTGGCAGCGAAGTTCGACTTGGCTGCAGTGGAACGCCAAATCGCAGCGATGGCTGCTTGCAGAGGCTTCGAGCGCGCGGTGACCGAGAATCGGAATCGCCCGCTTGGTTTAATCGCAGAAGTGAAGAAAGCCTCACCATCCAAAGGGCTCATTCGTGCTGACTTTGATCCAGTCACGCTGGCGCGGATCTATGAAGAAGCGGGAGCAGACTGTATCTCGGTACTGACGGACGTTGATTATTTTCAAGGACAGAATGAGTACTTAACGGCAGTATCGCAAGCGGTCAAGCTGCCGCTGCTGCGTAAGGATTTCACGATCGACTACCGCCAAGTTTATGAAGCGCGGATGATCGGCGCGGATGCAATTCTGCTCATTGCCGCAATTCTAAAGCCAGCTGAGCTGTCGGAACTTTATGAAATCGCGAAGTCTATTGGGCTTGATGTTCTGGTAGAAGTGCACGACGAGCAGGAGATGGAAGCGGTGCTGGAGCTGGATAAAGCGACACTTGTCGGAATCAATAACCGCAATCTGCACACGTTCGTGACCGATATTAAGACGACAGAACGATTGATTAGCTTAGTTCCACCAGGCATTACTGTGATTAGCGAGAGTTCTCTCGGCTCGCAAGCCGATATTGATTTTGTCCAATCGGTTGGTGCTAAAGGGGTTCTTATCGGTGAATACTTCATGCGTCAGCCGGATGTCGGCGCTGCCGTCGAGCACTTGATGGGGCCGGTGAAGGTATAA
- a CDS encoding histidine phosphatase family protein, with protein sequence MRIGLIRHGKTDWNALGRIQGQTDIPLNNEGIRQAHALAYRLQEEPMKWDAIISSDLSRAIDTAAIISKALQIPLLPPDSRLRERFYGEVEGTTEAERLARWGPDWKKCDCGQENDASVRERSLAFVEEMAGSELAQNILVVTHGSLLAQLLRAMCADLADKPILNLSFSIMERSGSSWNPLLHNCTLHLEQLQN encoded by the coding sequence TTGAGAATCGGACTGATTCGGCACGGCAAGACAGATTGGAATGCGCTTGGCAGAATACAAGGCCAAACCGATATCCCGCTCAATAATGAAGGTATCCGTCAAGCTCACGCGCTTGCATATCGCCTTCAAGAAGAACCGATGAAATGGGACGCTATCATTTCTAGTGACCTGTCCAGAGCTATCGACACAGCAGCCATTATTTCGAAGGCGCTCCAAATTCCTCTTCTACCGCCTGATTCAAGACTTCGTGAACGTTTCTATGGCGAGGTAGAAGGAACGACAGAAGCGGAGAGGCTGGCTCGCTGGGGGCCGGATTGGAAGAAATGCGACTGCGGTCAGGAAAACGATGCTTCTGTGCGCGAGAGATCACTCGCTTTCGTCGAAGAGATGGCTGGGTCAGAACTGGCGCAGAACATTCTTGTCGTCACGCACGGCAGCTTGCTTGCCCAGCTGCTCAGAGCGATGTGCGCGGATCTTGCTGATAAGCCGATTCTTAATTTATCCTTCTCTATCATGGAACGCAGCGGTTCAAGCTGGAATCCGCTTCTCCATAATTGCACGCTTCATTTGGAACAATTGCAGAACTAG
- a CDS encoding anti-sigma factor family protein, translated as MKCLEAGQLFGVYWDLPEDDIERKSVDEHLLTCAACREEFQIWEESEQLIRVFSEDSDEIGPIDHVNFGVMDRIYNEQSWYMPVPSRSYQFTKSFRRNVSLIIACFMAMFVCGLFYLLTGTNDASSAQVAKLTGLLETANAATDSSVISADFYADVPVASISDPIVLNIVPTVPQYYVALSLLGIIITLLILNWFSRTRN; from the coding sequence ATGAAATGCCTTGAAGCCGGGCAACTTTTTGGTGTCTACTGGGATTTGCCGGAGGACGACATCGAACGCAAGTCCGTCGATGAGCATCTCCTAACCTGTGCAGCATGCAGGGAGGAATTTCAAATTTGGGAAGAGAGCGAGCAGCTTATTCGCGTCTTCTCGGAAGATTCAGATGAGATCGGTCCGATTGATCATGTAAACTTTGGCGTCATGGACCGTATATATAACGAACAATCCTGGTACATGCCAGTACCTAGCCGGAGTTATCAGTTCACGAAGTCATTCCGCAGGAACGTTTCTTTAATTATCGCTTGCTTCATGGCTATGTTCGTCTGCGGCTTGTTTTACTTGCTGACGGGGACGAACGATGCTTCTTCTGCTCAAGTGGCCAAGCTGACGGGCCTGCTAGAAACCGCGAACGCGGCTACAGACAGTTCCGTTATCAGTGCCGACTTCTACGCGGACGTGCCGGTTGCGAGCATTAGCGATCCCATTGTACTGAATATAGTACCAACAGTTCCGCAATACTATGTGGCGTTGTCGCTGCTCGGCATCATTATAACGCTGCTCATTCTGAACTGGTTCTCACGTACTCGTAATTAA
- the trpA gene encoding tryptophan synthase subunit alpha, translating to MNAIDAAFQRLREEGRTALIPFVTIGDPDLTTSVDIIQTLEQAGADMVELGVPYSDPLADGPVIQRASERALSNGRVTLADVIEVADQARTAGVKLPFILFSYYNPILQFGLERFFDLIITKGISGLIIPDLPLEEDAELRAMAENADIHLIPLVAPTSNDRVTRIAAKARGFVYCVSSLGVTGVRADFHKGIDEFLATVRSATTTPIAVGFGISNREQVERFSKQADGVIVGSAIVRKIEEVVPLLQSPATKKDGLEQIRQFVSELSGRG from the coding sequence ATTAATGCAATTGATGCCGCATTCCAGCGGCTTCGCGAGGAAGGCCGTACGGCACTTATTCCTTTTGTAACGATTGGCGATCCTGACCTCACAACGTCAGTCGATATCATTCAAACGCTTGAGCAAGCAGGTGCAGATATGGTCGAGCTCGGCGTGCCGTACTCCGACCCGCTCGCTGACGGTCCAGTCATTCAGCGTGCATCGGAGCGGGCGCTCTCGAACGGCCGGGTTACACTGGCGGACGTAATCGAGGTAGCCGACCAAGCGAGAACTGCAGGCGTGAAGCTGCCATTCATTCTGTTCTCCTACTACAATCCGATTCTGCAATTCGGTTTGGAGCGCTTCTTTGACCTCATCATTACGAAAGGCATCAGCGGTCTCATCATTCCGGATTTACCGCTCGAAGAGGACGCTGAGCTTCGTGCAATGGCGGAGAATGCAGACATTCATCTTATTCCTCTTGTTGCACCGACATCAAACGATCGTGTGACACGAATTGCTGCGAAGGCTCGCGGCTTCGTCTACTGCGTATCGTCACTCGGTGTTACAGGCGTTCGCGCAGACTTCCACAAGGGCATTGACGAGTTCCTGGCAACTGTTCGAAGTGCGACAACTACGCCAATCGCAGTCGGCTTCGGGATCTCGAATCGCGAGCAGGTAGAGCGCTTCAGCAAGCAAGCGGACGGTGTCATCGTCGGCAGCGCGATCGTACGCAAGATCGAAGAGGTAGTCCCGCTGCTTCAGTCACCGGCTACGAAGAAGGATGGGCTTGAGCAAATTCGCCAATTCGTGAGTGAGCTAAGCGGCCGTGGATAA
- a CDS encoding phosphoribosylanthranilate isomerase — protein MTRVKICGLRDNETVRAMDGLPVDEIGFVFAKSKRQVSPALAGELIGEVRKLRTPSGSAPQSVGVFVNPTIDELRSVLAEAPLDVVQLHGDETPEFCAEVRKLLEVKVWKVLSVLSEDSEGDSAAASVGPDRLAAFAGTVDGFLIDTAGGGTGVTFAWHVIDRYSSVAAEIGVPLYVAGGLHPDNVGELLSSYSPSGVDVSSGVETDGVKDIQKIRMFAERVKAV, from the coding sequence ATGACGCGTGTCAAAATATGCGGTCTGCGCGATAACGAGACGGTCCGAGCAATGGATGGCTTGCCTGTAGACGAGATCGGCTTCGTGTTCGCGAAAAGTAAGCGTCAAGTGTCTCCGGCGCTTGCCGGCGAGCTGATCGGCGAGGTTCGGAAGCTCCGTACACCGTCTGGGTCAGCTCCACAATCAGTAGGCGTCTTCGTGAATCCGACGATTGATGAGCTGCGCTCCGTACTTGCAGAAGCTCCGCTGGATGTCGTTCAACTGCATGGAGATGAAACGCCGGAGTTCTGCGCTGAGGTTCGGAAGCTTCTCGAAGTGAAGGTGTGGAAGGTGCTCTCGGTGCTGTCCGAAGACAGCGAGGGAGACTCAGCGGCGGCGTCTGTGGGGCCAGATCGTCTGGCAGCATTCGCTGGCACCGTTGACGGCTTCCTCATTGATACGGCCGGTGGCGGTACAGGCGTGACCTTCGCATGGCATGTCATTGATCGGTACTCGTCAGTTGCCGCGGAGATTGGAGTCCCGCTCTATGTAGCAGGGGGGCTGCATCCGGATAATGTTGGAGAACTGCTAAGCAGCTACTCGCCAAGCGGAGTGGATGTGTCCAGCGGCGTGGAGACAGATGGCGTGAAAGATATTCAGAAAATTCGAATGTTTGCAGAAAGGGTGAAAGCTGTATGA
- the trpB gene encoding tryptophan synthase subunit beta — protein sequence MIEVPDLNGRFGKFGGRYVPETLMNALLELEEAYKRYSKDPEFLAEIRELLHKYSGRPTSLYHAKHLSEQLGGAQIYLKREDLNHTGAHKINNTIGQGILAKRMGKTKIIAETGAGQHGVASATVAALLGLECKVFMGEEDMKRQELNVFRMQLLGAEVVPVTSGTRTLKDACNETLRYWVSHVDDTYYILGSATGPHPYPMIVRDFQRIIGDETREQIVKEAGRLPDYVLAAVGGGSNAIGMFYPFIGDASVKLIGVEAAGRGVDTEEHAATMTKGRHGVFQGSLSYVLQDDHGQVLPAHSISAGLDYPGIGPEHSYLKDTDRASYVPITDAEALDALQLLSRTEGIIPALESAHAIAEVVKLAPTLSREEIVVVCLSGRGDKDVQAIMGYLNGGGDHNGH from the coding sequence ATGATCGAAGTTCCAGATTTGAATGGCCGTTTCGGCAAGTTCGGCGGTCGCTATGTACCGGAAACGTTGATGAACGCACTGCTTGAGCTGGAGGAAGCGTACAAGCGCTACTCGAAGGATCCTGAATTTCTCGCGGAGATCCGCGAACTCCTGCATAAATACTCCGGTCGCCCGACTTCGCTGTATCATGCGAAGCACCTGTCAGAGCAGCTTGGCGGCGCACAAATCTACTTAAAGCGTGAAGATTTGAACCATACCGGCGCACATAAGATTAACAACACCATCGGCCAAGGTATCCTCGCTAAGCGTATGGGCAAAACGAAGATTATCGCTGAAACCGGCGCAGGTCAGCACGGCGTTGCATCTGCAACCGTTGCAGCGCTGCTCGGCTTGGAATGTAAAGTGTTCATGGGCGAGGAAGATATGAAGCGCCAAGAGCTGAACGTATTCCGCATGCAGCTGCTCGGTGCAGAAGTTGTTCCGGTTACTTCCGGCACGCGCACGCTAAAGGATGCATGCAACGAGACACTACGTTACTGGGTTAGCCATGTCGATGACACATATTATATTCTCGGTTCCGCGACAGGCCCGCATCCGTATCCGATGATTGTGCGCGACTTCCAGCGCATTATCGGTGACGAGACGAGAGAGCAAATTGTGAAAGAAGCCGGTCGTCTGCCCGATTATGTTCTAGCGGCTGTCGGCGGCGGAAGCAACGCGATCGGCATGTTCTACCCGTTCATCGGTGATGCCAGCGTGAAGCTGATCGGCGTTGAAGCAGCTGGCCGCGGCGTAGATACAGAAGAGCATGCAGCGACGATGACGAAGGGCCGTCATGGCGTCTTCCAAGGCTCGCTCAGCTATGTGCTGCAGGACGACCACGGTCAAGTGCTGCCAGCGCATTCAATCTCCGCTGGTCTCGATTACCCGGGGATCGGTCCGGAGCATTCGTATTTGAAAGATACCGACCGCGCGAGTTACGTTCCAATCACTGATGCGGAAGCACTCGATGCGCTTCAATTACTGTCCCGCACGGAAGGCATTATCCCCGCGCTAGAATCGGCGCATGCGATTGCGGAAGTTGTTAAGCTTGCTCCGACTCTTAGCCGTGAGGAGATTGTTGTAGTTTGCCTCTCCGGCCGTGGCGATAAAGATGTGCAAGCGATTATGGGCTACTTGAACGGAGGAGGGGATCATAATGGCCATTAA